Proteins encoded within one genomic window of Bradyrhizobium sp. 186:
- a CDS encoding Xaa-Pro peptidase family protein: MPAFDQQEYRERTARLRQRMAEQGMDAMLVFNEANMNYLTGYDGYSDYVPQLALVSQDDEDPWLILREMDVACATVTSYLPRSRLLIYSEKYIGSNQRTPWQPIGDMIRERTKSRHIGVELTAKNFGVKAQATLGKTLDLSKSIDADGVISKLKLLKSPAEIAYMEQAGKIVDRAMRVARLGVAPGARECDVAAAVMHALCTGTPEFPGHASRIYPTMPTGRPATAPHLKWTDASYAMNCQTNFELGAFRHRYCCALSRTVFLGEPSARSRHLHQAALDGFLAAFETMRPEVTCGDVDRAFRRTFSSRGVRKESRIGYSLGNDWPDGGASLQDDDEAVLQPNMTFHLIIGIWEKDDGYVFSETVRVADNGAKSLSSMSRDLLVNR; the protein is encoded by the coding sequence ATGCCCGCATTTGATCAACAGGAATATCGCGAACGTACGGCTCGGCTGCGCCAGCGAATGGCGGAGCAGGGCATGGACGCAATGCTCGTCTTCAACGAGGCGAACATGAATTATCTTACTGGCTACGATGGATACTCAGATTATGTCCCGCAACTCGCGCTTGTGAGTCAAGACGACGAAGATCCGTGGTTGATCTTGCGCGAGATGGACGTTGCATGCGCAACGGTCACATCCTACCTGCCGCGGTCGCGTCTACTCATTTATTCCGAGAAATACATCGGTTCGAACCAGCGGACACCGTGGCAGCCGATTGGAGATATGATCCGCGAACGCACCAAATCAAGGCACATCGGGGTCGAACTGACGGCAAAAAATTTCGGGGTGAAGGCCCAAGCTACCCTGGGCAAAACCCTGGACCTTTCAAAGAGCATCGATGCCGATGGCGTCATTTCCAAGCTGAAGCTACTGAAATCTCCTGCTGAGATCGCCTACATGGAGCAGGCCGGAAAGATCGTCGATCGGGCCATGAGGGTCGCCCGATTAGGGGTCGCTCCCGGCGCGCGAGAATGCGACGTAGCCGCAGCCGTTATGCACGCATTGTGTACGGGCACGCCGGAATTCCCGGGCCATGCTTCTCGCATTTATCCGACCATGCCGACCGGACGTCCGGCGACTGCTCCGCATCTCAAGTGGACCGACGCGAGCTATGCGATGAATTGTCAGACCAATTTTGAACTAGGAGCGTTTCGCCACCGCTATTGCTGCGCATTGTCCCGGACCGTCTTCTTAGGTGAGCCGTCCGCTCGGTCACGGCACCTGCACCAGGCCGCGCTTGACGGCTTTCTGGCTGCCTTCGAAACGATGCGGCCTGAAGTAACATGCGGAGATGTCGATCGAGCGTTCCGGCGCACCTTTAGCTCTCGGGGCGTACGCAAAGAATCTCGAATCGGCTACTCCCTCGGGAATGATTGGCCTGACGGCGGCGCGAGCCTTCAGGATGACGATGAGGCTGTACTCCAACCCAACATGACTTTCCACTTGATCATTGGCATTTGGGAGAAGGACGACGGCTATGTCTTCAGCGAGACAGTGCGCGTGGCTGACAACGGCGCAAAATCGCTGAGCAGCATGTCGCGCGACCTGCTGGTCAACCGCTGA